In the genome of Candidatus Neomarinimicrobiota bacterium, one region contains:
- a CDS encoding Ig-like domain-containing protein — protein sequence MTLPITRLLALFLALLGLVGCELPTNGSNGPRAAAVTISPEQLNIAIGETLQLQVAVLGEDGLPLANPSIKWSVAAPAILTLIDEGLVQGNGEGETVVRATVGDSFGEAEVRVADALLLGEATLENQTDHSALMVSWLPVSEPQRFGGESTGYVATDIRGTYALPRLEDGDWVVTAEYPYYALARDTITVSEGRPAQPLRALHLTQQLAFEVVLERTEFAVDDTIWVAFKATNLTNDTLIVVSRTRPITYGGYALAEEGELVLVDGGDRGLAGYVFGGGGQPAFDGRVLPPGHTQLETAVYEIPSFNPIIELDWLFEAGVIEKGKTYQVFAGYVADWTYPVNFFGGDLNDNGLHNGFFTRSLYKRLVPALINIAE from the coding sequence ATGACTCTACCCATCACACGCCTCCTTGCCCTCTTCCTGGCCTTGTTGGGCCTCGTGGGATGCGAGCTGCCCACAAATGGCAGTAATGGCCCCCGGGCAGCGGCTGTCACCATTTCTCCTGAACAACTCAACATCGCAATCGGCGAAACACTGCAGTTGCAAGTTGCCGTGCTTGGCGAAGACGGTCTGCCGTTGGCAAACCCGTCCATAAAGTGGAGCGTGGCGGCTCCTGCCATCCTCACTCTGATTGACGAGGGGCTGGTTCAGGGCAACGGCGAAGGTGAAACCGTGGTCCGAGCCACGGTGGGGGATTCGTTTGGTGAAGCTGAAGTTCGCGTCGCTGATGCCCTGCTCCTGGGGGAGGCCACCCTTGAAAACCAGACCGATCATAGTGCTCTTATGGTGAGCTGGCTCCCAGTAAGCGAGCCGCAAAGATTCGGAGGCGAAAGCACGGGCTACGTGGCCACCGATATCCGGGGCACCTATGCCCTTCCCCGCTTAGAGGATGGGGATTGGGTGGTGACGGCGGAATATCCCTATTACGCCCTGGCAAGGGACACGATTACCGTCAGTGAGGGCAGACCCGCGCAGCCGCTGAGGGCGCTGCACCTGACCCAGCAACTGGCATTCGAAGTGGTGCTCGAGCGCACGGAGTTCGCGGTGGATGATACGATCTGGGTAGCGTTTAAGGCCACCAACCTCACCAATGATACCCTTATCGTGGTTAGCAGAACCAGGCCGATTACCTATGGAGGGTACGCCCTGGCGGAAGAAGGAGAGCTCGTGCTGGTGGATGGGGGTGATAGAGGTTTAGCAGGTTACGTCTTCGGAGGAGGCGGCCAACCAGCTTTCGACGGCAGGGTGCTGCCACCGGGACACACACAGCTGGAAACAGCCGTGTACGAAATACCCTCCTTTAACCCCATTATTGAACTGGATTGGCTGTTCGAGGCTGGCGTCATTGAAAAAGGAAAAACCTATCAGGTATTCGCCGGATATGTCGCGGATTGGACCTATCCAGTCAATTTCTTCGGAGGTGACCTAAACGACAATGGGCTTCATAATGGGTTCTTCACTAGGTCATTATACAAGCGGTTAGTACCGGCGCTAATCAATATCGCCGAGTGA
- the dprA gene encoding DNA-protecting protein DprA, which yields MLPDDVVITLGEVPGLGSRKVRAILSHFPDVSGWADLLACDLTSVEGISRTLADNVRAIDSGTGARQLAELPPLGARYVHYWHDDYPAQLRSLYDAPAGLFVRGSGDLSGDFIAVVGTRKPSTYGREQARRLSHELVAAGLGIVSGFARGIDTAAHRAAIETGGTTVAVLGCGVDVVYPAENRQLYRSLLEQGLALSEYPLGTGPDGHHFPQRNRIISGLALGTLVVEAGRGSGALITAYHSLDQDREVYALPGPVDSQRSAGCHELIQKGAKLVTRVEDILFELKPPYSAQPGQQFDLLREADLAGSERDIVDYLQREPVPVDRMAEDLRLDVSELLGLLLHLEMKGLVVQTAGKQFARG from the coding sequence ATGCTGCCTGACGATGTCGTCATTACCTTGGGCGAGGTTCCCGGCCTGGGGTCGCGCAAGGTGCGGGCCATCCTCAGCCACTTCCCCGATGTGTCCGGCTGGGCCGACCTCCTGGCCTGTGATCTCACGTCGGTAGAGGGCATTTCCAGGACCCTGGCGGACAACGTCAGGGCCATCGACTCGGGCACCGGCGCCAGGCAGCTGGCGGAGCTCCCGCCATTGGGCGCGCGCTATGTTCACTATTGGCACGACGACTATCCTGCCCAGCTGCGCAGCCTCTATGACGCCCCGGCGGGGCTGTTTGTCCGGGGATCAGGCGATCTGTCTGGGGACTTCATTGCAGTGGTGGGCACCCGCAAGCCCAGCACCTACGGTCGCGAGCAGGCCCGGCGGCTCAGTCACGAGCTGGTGGCCGCGGGGCTGGGTATCGTGAGCGGCTTTGCCCGGGGCATCGACACGGCCGCCCACCGCGCCGCCATCGAAACCGGCGGCACCACCGTGGCCGTGCTGGGCTGCGGCGTAGATGTGGTCTATCCCGCGGAGAACCGCCAGCTGTACCGGTCCCTCCTGGAGCAGGGCTTGGCGCTGTCGGAATACCCTCTAGGCACTGGCCCGGACGGCCACCATTTTCCCCAGCGCAATCGCATTATCAGCGGACTGGCCCTGGGGACTCTGGTGGTGGAGGCAGGCCGTGGCAGCGGCGCCCTCATCACCGCCTACCATTCCCTGGACCAGGACCGTGAAGTCTATGCCCTGCCGGGCCCGGTGGACAGCCAGCGCTCGGCCGGGTGCCACGAGCTGATCCAGAAGGGGGCCAAACTCGTCACCAGGGTGGAGGACATCCTTTTCGAATTGAAACCGCCCTACTCCGCGCAACCCGGCCAGCAGTTTGACCTGTTGCGGGAGGCCGACCTGGCCGGTTCTGAGCGCGATATTGTAGACTACCTGCAGCGCGAGCCGGTGCCGGTGGACCGCATGGCTGAAGACCTGCGGCTGGACGTCTCCGAGCTGTTGGGGCTGCTCCTGCACCTGGAGATGAAGGGGCTGGTGGTGCAGACGGCCGGCAAGCAGTTCGCCAGGGGATAG
- the obgE gene encoding GTPase ObgE codes for MFIDSARITVKAGDGGHGLIAFRREKFVPKGGPSGGNGGRGGDVILLVDPQLGTLRDVRYHRRYRAKRGQHGGGGNKQGAVGAAVTVRVPPGTLVRDAGTRQPLADLTEPGQTYLAARGGRGGFGNAHFKSPTNQAPHEATDGAPGEQRDIDLELKVLADVGLVGFPNAGKSTLLSRLSRARPKIADYPFTTLEPNLGIVKVGDYRSFVMADIPGLIEGASRGKGLGLQFLRHVERTRLLLFLIDATLPEPVEAQLDVLRQELATYAVELLDREALVVLTKQDAWQQTPDTAALERAGHRLLAISAVTGEGLPELVQRIDAELQRSRERAPHSGADSHGLTTHAA; via the coding sequence CCCGTATCACCGTGAAGGCCGGGGATGGCGGCCACGGCCTCATCGCTTTCCGCCGGGAGAAGTTCGTCCCCAAGGGTGGGCCCTCCGGGGGCAACGGCGGGCGCGGCGGCGACGTTATCTTGCTGGTGGACCCCCAGCTGGGCACCCTGCGGGATGTGCGCTACCACCGGCGCTACCGGGCTAAGCGGGGGCAGCATGGTGGCGGCGGCAATAAGCAGGGTGCGGTGGGGGCTGCCGTGACCGTCCGCGTGCCGCCGGGCACCCTGGTCAGGGACGCCGGCACGCGCCAGCCGCTGGCCGATCTCACCGAGCCGGGACAGACCTACTTGGCGGCCCGGGGCGGCCGGGGAGGTTTCGGCAACGCCCATTTCAAGTCGCCCACCAACCAGGCGCCCCACGAGGCAACTGATGGTGCGCCGGGGGAGCAGCGGGACATCGATCTGGAGCTGAAAGTGCTGGCCGATGTGGGGCTGGTGGGCTTTCCCAACGCCGGCAAGAGCACCCTCCTGTCGCGCCTTTCCAGGGCCCGGCCGAAGATCGCCGACTACCCCTTCACTACCCTCGAGCCCAACCTGGGTATTGTGAAGGTGGGGGACTATCGCAGCTTCGTCATGGCCGATATCCCCGGCCTTATCGAGGGGGCCAGCCGCGGCAAGGGGCTGGGGCTACAGTTCTTGCGCCATGTGGAGCGCACCCGTCTGCTGCTCTTTCTCATCGACGCCACCCTGCCCGAGCCGGTGGAGGCCCAGCTGGATGTACTCCGGCAGGAGCTGGCCACCTACGCGGTGGAGCTCCTGGACCGGGAAGCGCTGGTGGTGCTCACCAAACAAGACGCCTGGCAGCAAACCCCTGACACCGCGGCCTTGGAGCGCGCAGGCCATAGGTTGCTGGCCATTTCCGCCGTCACCGGTGAGGGGCTGCCCGAGCTCGTGCAGCGCATCGACGCGGAGCTCCAGCGGTCGCGGGAGCGAGCTCCCCATTCCGGCGCCGACTCGCACGGCCTGACCACCCATGCTGCCTGA